In Verrucomicrobiota bacterium, the sequence CTTGACCGCCCAGAAGCTGCCGCCGAGCTCCCTGGCCGCGGCCACCGCCTCGTCGACGCTGAACGCCGGCTTCGACGGCGCGACCGGGATCCCGTACTGCCGGAACAACTCTTTCGCCTGGTACTCGTGAATCAGCACAGCCAGCCCCTCTGCTACACGTTGTGAGCCACGAGGAGAAGTATACCAGGAGCCGCGCGATGTGTCGCCCCTTTCTGTGCGGCGGCGGCATCGTTGCCCGACGAAGGTGGGCTGCCGGTTGCTGCGGCGGGCGTGTTGGGCGCCGCTTTGGCATGTCACCTGAGGGCAAGATGCCCTCAGGACGGCCGGCGGGACGCCTGCGTTACAGTCCGGTTTTGAGACGGTAGCGGAGGTACTTGCCGAAGGTGCGGGTCGCGTCGTCGACGAGGTGGAACACGGGGATATCGTTGGCCTGGAGCAGCTCGCGCATCGGCTCGTAGAGGCGGCCCGATTCGATCGGCACGATGAACGGCTTGCGGGTCTCGCGCCGGATGCGGATGAGGTGCGTGGCGACGCTGCCTTCAGCACGGATATCCTCGTTCTCAACCCCGTCGAGCGTGGTCAGCATGGCGGTCTCGGGCACGATCGAAATGATACCCGCATCAACGTTCTTGTCGCCCAGAATCGCGCGGACGACGTCGGCGTACGTCTGGTCGTTGGCGATCGGGGTGAGGTCGAGGATCTCGGAGACATCAACGACGTCGGCGATGCGGTAGCGGGCGAACGTCTCCTCGACACGGGCGAGCGTCGAGTCGTCGAGGCTGGCGATCCTGAACAGCGGGCTCTCACGGCCGTCCTGGACGTTGTCGCCGATGGCGCACTTCTCGAAGCCGGCGTTGCTCACGGCGCCGATGTGGGCGTGCTGCTTCGAGTGGTCGAGCGTTGTGTCCGCCAGCAGCGAGCAGAGCTTGAGCATGTCCTGGAACTCGCCAAGCTCGCCGGCGACGTAGACACCCGCGGCCTCGAGCACGGCCCGGGCGACCGGGTAGTCGCCGGCGACCGACGCGGCGTGGCCTGTGGCCGCGCTCTTGCCCTCGGGCGTGCGGCCTGCCTTGTAGGCAACGATCGCGCGGCCGCGCGCGACGACCTCGCGCGCGGTGCGGGCGAACTCGAGTCCGTCGAGCTCGTTGAAGCCCTCGACATAGATGCCGAACACGTCGATCCCGTCGTGATCCTTGAGATACTTGAGGTAGTCGCTCAGCGTCAGGTCGAGCTGGTTGCCGATCGAGACGCTTACGGGCGGGTTAATCACGCCGGCCAGGTCGCTCTGGCGCGCGAGCATGAACGCGCCGCTCTGGCAGATGAGCGCACAGTTGCGCTTGCCCCGGTCGTCGGCAGAGCTCTTGTGACGCGGGGTGAACCGGGTGTCCACGCGGCCGTAGACGTTACCGAGCGTGTTCGGGCCGTTGACGACGGGACCGCCGTCACTTGACGGCGCGCCGTCGCTTGACGGCGCGCCGCCGGGTGTCGCATGCGCGTCGGCGAGCATCCGGCGCAGGTGCTCATTGCGCTCCTGGCCGCGCTCGGTCTCGCCGAAGCCGGCGCTGATGACGAGGATCGCCTCGGCGAGATTGCGCGTGATGAGCTCCTCAACCACGTCGGCGGCGGTACGGCCCGGCGGACCCTCGGCGGCCACGCCGACGACGAACAGGTCGAGCTTGCGGCCCGCGAGCCGCGCCGCCAGTTCGTCCCATGTCGGCACGCACGCACAACCATGGACCTCGGTCTCCTGCGGATGGATGATGAACACGTCCTCGGGCCGGACGCCCGAGTTGAGCAGGTTCGTCAGGATCGTGCCGGCCGGACTGCCCTTGCGGCCCGAGACGCCGACGAGCCCCACGGTGGTTGGATCAAGCAGCTTGCCCACCTTGCGATACGGCCGCGGCGCCGGCGCGGGCCGGTTCGCCTCGAAGCGCAGCACGCCGTCGAGCGGCACGAGCCTCCCTTCGACGGCGACGTACGGATTGACCTCGCACTCGACGATGTTCCATGCCGCGCCCGGATTGGTCCTGCAAAATGCCGCCTTGAGATCGCGGAAGGCTCGCACAACGCCGGTCAACTCGTCGTCGCTCACCTGGCGCCGCGTGCCGCGCATTGTGCCCGACAGCGCGCGGTAGACGGCGGGGCGCTGGACAAAGCCGGTGATCGCCTCGTCCGAGAGCATCTCGGCCGATGCGACGGCGAATCCCTCGCCCGCCCCGAGCCGCTCGTTGAAGAAGTCGGCGTGGATGCCGCCGGTGCCGAGCACGATGATCGGGCCGAACGCGCGATCGGACCGCACGCCGATCATGAGCTCCCCGCCGAACACGGCGTCGTAGCGCACCTGCTCGACGACAAGGAACCCGACGATGCTCTCGCGGATGCGCGCTTCGAGCGCGCCCCGCGCCTCGGGCGCGCCGGGATCGGCGAGCAGCCCGCCCGGCAGGTGGCCGGCCATGGCTGCGTTCTCGACGAGCCACGCCGCGTACGTCACCGGCACCTCGCGCGTCATCTCAAGAACGGCGCCGGTCACTTCGTCGGGGTAGACGTTGAGGCGCACGCCGCCGGCCTCGGTCTTGTGCGTGATAAGCGGCGAGACGACTTTGACAACGACGCGCCGGTCGCCGAACAGCGCGAGCGCCGCGTCGGCGAGGGTCTCACCGGCAGGCAGAAAAACGTGCCGCGGCACGCCGAGGCCCATGTGCGCAAGCACGTCGTAGACCTCGTGCTCGAACAACGTGGAACGACCCTCGCCGGTTACGTGTGCAAACAGGCCGGCGATCGCGTCGAGATCGTTGCTCATGCTCCCCTCGTCATCGGTCCGCGCGCCGTGCGGCGTCTCAGCGGGCAGTCCCCGCAAAGCACAACAGGCCGTTCCGCGTGGAACGGCCTGTAAGAATACGATCTGCACAGAGCGACCTTTCGGCCGCGTCCATCCGCATCGGCAACGCCGCCTGCCTCCTCCGAAGAGCGGATCAGATGCCCGAGTACAGCTCGGCGATATAGGACAACTCGAACTCGATCGGGAAATTACCCGGCACCGGCTCGGCGACGAGCTCGACTTCCTTCTTGTCGCCGCTGGTGAACTGCAGATACTCGGGCAGATCGAGACGCGGGTTCTCGCGCGCGTCCTTCGTCTGCACGCAGCCCTCCATCTTGGGCGACAGCGTCACGCGGTCCCCGATCTCGAGCACGGCCGACGGGATGTCGAGCCGCTTGCCGTTGACGTAGGCGTGGCCGTGCACGACCACCTGCCGCGCCGCCGGGATCGAGCGCGCCCATCCGGCACGGAAGATCACGTTGTCAATGCGCGACTCCAGGATGCCGATCAGGCGCCCTGCCCAGCCCTGAGGATGCTTGCGCGCCGCCATGCCCTTCTTGCTCATCCGGATGAACCGGCGGAGCTGGCGCTCGCCGAGGCCGTAGTGGTAGCGCAGCTTCTGCTTCTCCTGCAGCCGGATCGCATAGTCCGACAGCTTGCGGCGGCGCTTGCTGGCCATGCCGGGCGGGGTCGCCCGCTTGGCGACAGCGCCGGGCTTGCCCAGCCCCGGGAGCTCGACCCCCAAGCGCCTCTGAATCCTGTACTTCGGTCCAGTATACCGTCCCATTCCGCTCCTTGTCCGCGGGGCCGAAACCCCGTCCTCGGGGCCGAACGCCCCCAAACGTCGTTGTCTGAAGCTCCTAATCAGCCGGACCTACGACGGTCCGGAGAACCGGGACACCCATCCGTAGGCCGTGCTTTATAGCCGCACCCGCCACCGGATGCAAGAGGAGTTTTTGCCGGAAAACTGCGCCGTCCGGACCCGCCGGCCCACCATTGTTGTTGACGCCGATCCCGTTTCCTGCGACCGTAGCGACTGTGCAGGGAGGCCGGATTGGAGTACTCACGCCGTGACGAACCAAGACAAGAGCGGCATCGCTCAGTATGACTCTCTTGAACGGTGGCGCTGCCCGATGCTGGGCGGGCCCGTGCATTTCGGCTACTGCCGCACGGTCAATGACGGGCTCCCGTGCGCCAGGGTGCTCGAGTGCTGGATCCAGACGCTGCCGCTCGTCGAGTTCCTCAAGGCCAATTACCGGCCCGAAGATATCCAGCGCGCGCTCAACACCAAGCCGAAGGGCCGCCTCGACCGCATGAAAGAAGCGGTCGAAAACGCCTCCCAAGTCGACCCGCCTGAAACCGACGCCTAGCGCCCCGTCGTTCTCGACGCTGTCCCGAACGCCGCGAGACCCGAGCCAAACGGTCCTTGTGGCCCCACGCCGTGGTGGAGTATCGTTCAGGCACCCCGAGTAGCGGCCGCTCGAAGCCAGACATGTGGAGGTTGAAGGGACAATGAAAGACGGCAAGACGGTCTTTGGACTCATCATCGGCAACCGCGGGTTCTTCCCCGACCGGCTCGCGCAAGAGGGCCGCGACGAGATGGTCAAGCTCCTCGCCGACGCGGGCTATGGCGTCGTGGCCGTCGGCCCGAAGGACACGAAGTTCGGCGCGATCGAGACGCGGCGAGAAGCCAAGATCTGCGCCGAGCTGTTCAGGAAGCACCGCGACGAGATCGACGGCGTCGTGGTGTCACTGCCCAACTTCGGCGATGAGCGCGGCGTGGCCGACACGCTGCTCATGGCGGGGCTCAACGTACCGGTGCTCATGCAGGCTTACCCCGATGAGCCGGGCAAAATGGACATCGCCAACCGGCGCGATAGTCTCTGCGGCAAGATGTCGGCCTGCAACAACCTGGCCCAGTACCGCATCCCCTACTCCCTTACCGAGCTTCATACGGTCTCGCCCGATTCGGACAGTTTCCGGCAGGATCTGGCCGACTTCGCCGCGACATGCCGCGTCGTCGCCGGCCTGCGCAACGCGCGCCTCGGCGCGATCGGCGCGCGGCCGGCGGCATTCAACACGGTGCGCTACAGCGAGAAGATTCTCCAGCTTTCCGGCATCAGCGTCGAGACCATCGACCTGAGCGAGGTGCTGGGCCGCGTCGAGCGGCTCAAGGAAGGCGAGTACAAGGACAAGCTCGACGCGCTCAGGAAATACATCTCCTGCAAGGGCATCCCCGCCGAGTCGCTCGTGAAGATGGCCAAGCTCGGCGTCGTCGTGGATCGCTGGGTCGAGGAGAACGACCTCGACGGCACGGCGTTCCAGTGCTGGACGGCGATCGAGGAGTACTTCGGCGTGGTGCCGTGCGCGATCATGAGCATGATGAGCGACGCGCTCCGCCCAAGTGCCTGCGAGGTTGACGTCGCCGGGCTGGTCGGCATGCTTGCGCTCGCCCGCGCGGCGCAGTCACCCAGCATGCTGCTCGACTGGAACAACAACTACGGTGACGACCCAGACAAGGCCGTCGCCTTCCATTGCAGCAACCTGCCGCGGTCGGTCTTCGCCGACGTGCGCATGTCGTGCCAGGACATTCTGGCGGGCACGGTCGGGACCGAGAACGCCTACGGCACCCTCGTGGGCCGCATCAAACCGGGCCCGATGACCTTCTGCCGCGTCGACACCGACGACGAGAACGGCACCATCCGCAGCTACGTCGGCGAGGGCGAGTTCACTGACGACCCGCTCGAGACCTTCGGCGGCTACGGCGTCGTCGAGATCCCCGACTTCCAGGAGCTCCTCGCCTACATCTGCGACATGGGCTTCGAGCACCACGTCGCCGCCACCCTGAGCGAGGTGGCCGACCCCATCTACGAGGCCTTCGACAAGTACCTGGGGTGGGACGTGTACTATCACGAGTAGGCGGGTGCGGGACGTCATAAGGCCCCATCCACGACGGTGTTGTGTGACTTGATGTCGCAATCTGCGACCTCAAGATGGCGCTGTGTCGGCCGAATCTGGCAAAAACAGAGCGAATATTCCCTTGACATGGTGTTCTGATCCTGCTACAAACGTGCGGTCACGTGGGGCGTTTGAGGTGCCGATCTGGCACC encodes:
- a CDS encoding acetate--CoA ligase family protein — its product is MSNDLDAIAGLFAHVTGEGRSTLFEHEVYDVLAHMGLGVPRHVFLPAGETLADAALALFGDRRVVVKVVSPLITHKTEAGGVRLNVYPDEVTGAVLEMTREVPVTYAAWLVENAAMAGHLPGGLLADPGAPEARGALEARIRESIVGFLVVEQVRYDAVFGGELMIGVRSDRAFGPIIVLGTGGIHADFFNERLGAGEGFAVASAEMLSDEAITGFVQRPAVYRALSGTMRGTRRQVSDDELTGVVRAFRDLKAAFCRTNPGAAWNIVECEVNPYVAVEGRLVPLDGVLRFEANRPAPAPRPYRKVGKLLDPTTVGLVGVSGRKGSPAGTILTNLLNSGVRPEDVFIIHPQETEVHGCACVPTWDELAARLAGRKLDLFVVGVAAEGPPGRTAADVVEELITRNLAEAILVISAGFGETERGQERNEHLRRMLADAHATPGGAPSSDGAPSSDGGPVVNGPNTLGNVYGRVDTRFTPRHKSSADDRGKRNCALICQSGAFMLARQSDLAGVINPPVSVSIGNQLDLTLSDYLKYLKDHDGIDVFGIYVEGFNELDGLEFARTAREVVARGRAIVAYKAGRTPEGKSAATGHAASVAGDYPVARAVLEAAGVYVAGELGEFQDMLKLCSLLADTTLDHSKQHAHIGAVSNAGFEKCAIGDNVQDGRESPLFRIASLDDSTLARVEETFARYRIADVVDVSEILDLTPIANDQTYADVVRAILGDKNVDAGIISIVPETAMLTTLDGVENEDIRAEGSVATHLIRIRRETRKPFIVPIESGRLYEPMRELLQANDIPVFHLVDDATRTFGKYLRYRLKTGL
- the rpsD gene encoding 30S ribosomal protein S4, coding for MGRYTGPKYRIQRRLGVELPGLGKPGAVAKRATPPGMASKRRRKLSDYAIRLQEKQKLRYHYGLGERQLRRFIRMSKKGMAARKHPQGWAGRLIGILESRIDNVIFRAGWARSIPAARQVVVHGHAYVNGKRLDIPSAVLEIGDRVTLSPKMEGCVQTKDARENPRLDLPEYLQFTSGDKKEVELVAEPVPGNFPIEFELSYIAELYSGI
- a CDS encoding L-fucose/L-arabinose isomerase family protein is translated as MKDGKTVFGLIIGNRGFFPDRLAQEGRDEMVKLLADAGYGVVAVGPKDTKFGAIETRREAKICAELFRKHRDEIDGVVVSLPNFGDERGVADTLLMAGLNVPVLMQAYPDEPGKMDIANRRDSLCGKMSACNNLAQYRIPYSLTELHTVSPDSDSFRQDLADFAATCRVVAGLRNARLGAIGARPAAFNTVRYSEKILQLSGISVETIDLSEVLGRVERLKEGEYKDKLDALRKYISCKGIPAESLVKMAKLGVVVDRWVEENDLDGTAFQCWTAIEEYFGVVPCAIMSMMSDALRPSACEVDVAGLVGMLALARAAQSPSMLLDWNNNYGDDPDKAVAFHCSNLPRSVFADVRMSCQDILAGTVGTENAYGTLVGRIKPGPMTFCRVDTDDENGTIRSYVGEGEFTDDPLETFGGYGVVEIPDFQELLAYICDMGFEHHVAATLSEVADPIYEAFDKYLGWDVYYHE